Proteins encoded by one window of Chondrinema litorale:
- a CDS encoding NAD-dependent epimerase: MDTVLLTGSAGFIGMHTAERLLKLGYKVVSLDSINDYYDVSLKYARLKKLGIPKEDILYNQEINGIEGFSFIQLSLEDAGNLNNLFARTKIDYVIHLAAQAGVRYSITNPRNYIDSNVIGFYNILEACRYYPVKHLVFASSSSVYGLNKKVPFNESDHTAHPVSLYAATKKANEVIGHSYSQLYQIPMTGLRFFTVYGPWGRPDMAPFKFTKAILNDETIQVYNHGEMQRDFTYVDDIVEGVCLTLEHIPTHNKGYSHVDPDPSSSSAPYRIFNIGNSKPVHLMDFIKSIEKATGKKAIMDLMPMQPGDVHITYANTTNLQRVTGYNPSTSIQDGINAFVEWYTQFYSKE; this comes from the coding sequence ATGGATACAGTTCTACTCACAGGATCAGCAGGTTTTATTGGTATGCATACTGCTGAAAGACTATTAAAATTAGGCTATAAGGTTGTTTCTTTAGATAGTATTAATGACTATTATGATGTAAGTCTCAAGTATGCAAGATTAAAAAAATTGGGTATACCTAAGGAGGATATACTATATAATCAAGAAATTAATGGAATAGAGGGTTTTTCATTTATTCAACTATCTTTAGAAGATGCAGGAAACCTCAATAATTTATTTGCGAGAACAAAAATAGATTATGTAATTCATCTTGCTGCACAAGCAGGAGTGAGGTACTCAATTACAAATCCTAGAAATTATATTGATAGTAATGTGATTGGTTTTTATAATATATTGGAAGCTTGTAGGTATTATCCTGTAAAGCATCTTGTATTTGCATCAAGTTCTTCTGTTTATGGCCTTAATAAAAAGGTGCCGTTTAATGAGTCAGATCATACTGCTCACCCTGTGTCTTTATATGCAGCTACAAAAAAGGCTAATGAAGTTATAGGACACTCATATAGTCAGTTATATCAAATTCCCATGACAGGATTACGCTTTTTTACTGTGTATGGACCTTGGGGAAGACCTGATATGGCTCCGTTTAAGTTTACAAAAGCTATTTTAAATGATGAAACTATTCAAGTTTATAATCATGGAGAGATGCAAAGAGACTTTACTTATGTTGATGACATTGTAGAAGGAGTGTGCCTTACTTTAGAGCATATACCTACCCATAACAAAGGTTACAGTCATGTTGATCCAGATCCATCTAGTAGTTCTGCACCATATCGTATTTTTAATATAGGTAACAGTAAACCTGTTCATTTAATGGACTTTATTAAGTCTATTGAAAAGGCTACAGGTAAAAAAGCTATAATGGACTTAATGCCAATGCAGCCAGGTGATGTGCATATAACTTATGCAAATACAACAAACTTGCAACGGGTTACTGGATATAACCCATCTACAAGTATACAGGACGGAATAAATGCATTTGTTGAGTGGTATACTCAATTTTATTCTAAAGAGTAA